Part of the Sphingobacteriaceae bacterium genome, AAAGCTGATGTAACAGCCAGAATGGAATAGATTTTTTTCATTTTTTATTTATTAATCTGATTTTATAATGCAAAGGTGTAAAAGGAGGTATGCTTCCGTTGCTGCTTCCACTTTCACCAAATGCGAGTTGCGAAGGTAAGATTATTTTTGATTCTTCACCTATTTTTAGCTTACCAATAACATAATTTAAACCTTTTACTAATTGGTCGGGGGTGCCGTATTTTAAGGTGAAATTGTTTGGTGAATAATCTATTATTCTTCCATCCAAAAACGAGCCCTCATATTGTATTTCAATAATATCACCATAACGTACAGGGTCTGAAGCGGCCAAATCTGTTTTTGATACCCAATAAATTCCAATAGAATCTTTGGCATTTATCATTTCCTCTTTAGTACCGAAATATTGTAATATTTCTTTGTGTTCGTCTGAGTAGATTTTTTGCAAAGCTAAGGCATAGGCCTCTTGATTTAATATTTCTTTAATTCGCGCTCGTATTTTTATTACACTGTCGCGTTCACTAAAAAAGGGTACGGGTTGGCCAAATTGTTCATTAAAAAATTTTTTGGTTGGGATGAGAATAATAATACTGTCGCCGTTGTTACATTTACTAATTGCATGATGAAATGCATGTATAGATTTCAACGAATCAATGCGAATAAATAAACGATCTCTCAGGTCGTGCACGCTATCATAAAAAACTGAATCGGTTTGCGTATAAAAAACCGCATTCACATGGGCGTATTGCCCTTTTTCATAAGCATTAGAATCTTCCGTAAA contains:
- a CDS encoding FKBP-type peptidyl-prolyl cis-trans isomerase produces the protein MIFKLINKPALQYLLCVFVIITLTHCNSKKNSTEYSYHAAGYYWKLISFTEDSNAYEKGQYAHVNAVFYTQTDSVFYDSVHDLRDRLFIRIDSLKSIHAFHHAISKCNNGDSIIILIPTKKFFNEQFGQPVPFFSERDSVIKIRARIKEILNQEAYALALQKIYSDEHKEILQYFGTKEEMINAKDSIGIYWVSKTDLAASDPVRYGDIIEIQYEGSFLDGRIIDYSPNNFTLKYGTPDQLVKGLNYVIGKLKIGEESKIILPSQLAFGESGSSNGSIPPFTPLHYKIRLINKK